The following coding sequences lie in one Rutidosis leptorrhynchoides isolate AG116_Rl617_1_P2 chromosome 4, CSIRO_AGI_Rlap_v1, whole genome shotgun sequence genomic window:
- the LOC139844172 gene encoding PHD finger protein ALFIN-LIKE 2-like, with the protein MESYQADLVEISWLDLVYSFVEVCCMILSFTTLILALVAVRFILHENLKIAEVAGLRIVEDIFKDYSSCRSGIVRALTHDVDDFYGLCNPDKDNLCLYGHPIENWEVTLHAEEVPLELPEPALGINFARDGMNRKDWFSLVAVHSDYWLLSVAFYLGAHLNRSESSFRIAS; encoded by the exons ATGGAAAGCTACCAAGCAGATCTT GTTGAAATAAGTTGGCTAGATTTGGTTTATTCATTTGTTGAAGTTTGTTGTATGATATTAAGCTTTACAACTCTAATTCTGGCCTTAGTGGCTGTACGATTCATTTTGCATGAGAATTTGAAAATAGCTGAAGTAGCAG GTCTTCGAATAGTAGAAGATATCTTCAAAGATTATAGCAGTTGTCGTTCCGGCATCGTTCGTGCCCTAACTCATG ATGTCGATGACTTCTATGGACTTTGTAATCCCG acaAAGACAACCTGTGTCTGTATGGACACCCAATTGAAAACTGGGAAGTTACTCTTCATGCGGAGGAGGTTCCACTGGAACTTCCTGAACCAGCGCTTGGAATCAATTTCGCAAGAGATGGTATGAACCGTAAAGACTGGTTCTCTTTGGTTGCAGTTCATAGTGATTATTGGTTGCTTTCTGTTGCGTTTTATCTTGGTGCCCATTTGAATCGAAGTGAAAG TTCTTTTCGTATCGCTTCGTAA